From the genome of Setaria viridis chromosome 1, Setaria_viridis_v4.0, whole genome shotgun sequence:
AGCCATTTACCataacaaataaatctaataatgcTGACTCTATTTTACTGTATAAGCTAAATCAGTtatactaactaagctacattttacTATCTAAAAACAGCTAAAAGTTTCTAAGTCTAGATCTAAATCAACTAttatttctaaatctagatctactaatatttctaaatatcagatccactaatatttctaaatctagatctaaactaaactaaactaaactatactatactatactaaactacgagattaaaaaaaattacctaaGAAAGACGGAAGAAATTTCTtccctcttccccctcctcctcctttctttcttttttttcttccctcctcctctcctctctttcttttttttccttccctcctttcctctttctcttccctcTTCCTTCTCTGGCTGGCTGCTGGCGCGCACTGGtgcggggggaggggaggggcgcgggcgggtTATAAAGGCTGTCGCCGGTCCAGGcggcggaagggccttaccgccggctCAGACGGCGGTAAGGGCCTTatcgccgcctgggccggcgatGACGCCTCGACTCGCGCGCCACAGTTACGACGCCGGCTGACCATTGGGCGGGAGGGCTGTACCAccggctgaggcggcggtaaggccctttcgccgcctgggccgacggcaatagcctagatttgcaattttttcatccgactgtatatttctacaaaatcaaaaaaataaaaagatttgATAAATATAGGCAAAGTATAGCAGTAATTACACGATTGCAAAGTAGTAGCCCCAAGCTACActtaacaaagaaaaaaaattacagcATTTTGGAAGTAGTAGCCCCAAGCTACActtaacaaagaaaaaaaattacagcATTTTGGTTTCActgcaacgacgacgacgatctactccctccgtttcaaattgtaggtcgttttaatttttttagattcgtagatattatcatgcatttagatatagtgtatgtctaggtgcataataatatctataggcttattcgcttcagcttattcagccagcttatcagccaccaaacagtgtttttctctcacaacaaatcagccgtttcagcttttcagtagacttataagctgaagcgaacacgcACTGTGAATCTAGATAAGTTAAAATGATGTACAATTCGGAACGgaggcagctagctagctagctagctagctagcaggtAGCTTCGATCAACGGGCCATCCCGGCGTGCATatgcggcggcgtggtggcggcggcgcgcccctgCTGCCTCTCCGTGTTGGCGTGCCACCCTATGGTCATGTCGAAGCCTCGGTTGCCGAGCTCGCGGTACTCCTGGCAGAGCGCGCAGAGCTCGCAGCAGTAGTGGACGCAGCAGTCGGCGCAGGGGCTCTCCTCGAGGCCGTACTGCGCGCGCAGCTTGGAGCGGTAGAAGCAGGAGTAGATGCAGTGGAAGCCGGTCCACGTGAGTAGCGTGTACAGCGCCGCGCTCGCGCCGCAGGACGTCGACCCCCGGTCCACGATCTCCGCCACCTGCCCGAACGTGATGCACGGGAACAGCAACGTCACGCAGCCtgcatatatatgtatatatgcatatagCAGGATCACACTTGGTCAGATGACACCAATATGCATGATTAGAGAAATGGCGCCTCGTGCTTCTTCTTACAGTTGCCCGGGTCGTCGAAGCAGTCGAAGAGCCCGGTGgaccacggcgccggcgcctgcaccgccgcgAGGGCGCCCGAGGTCGCGCCGCCGCTCATCGGGAAGCCtgtggccgccgccggaccggcaccctcctcctccttgaggTACATGGCGTCGTCCGCGGGCGAGGACCGAATTGAAACCACCACGGGCGATCGGTGAGAGTACGTAGCATGCCGAACGAGAGACGGGCGGGCGGCTTTTAAGCTGGCGCTTCTGGTGCTGTATCCAACCGGTCTGCGGCGCGTATTGGCTCTGCTAAATTTGGGACCGCGCACACACCCTAAAAAACATGGAAGGACAATGACATGAACAGATGGCACACCTAAAGATGGTAAAATCGATCCGCACGGTGGTCAAGGCCTTGTATTGAAAATTACATATGAACTCCGAAACTGGCAATTAAAAGGGAACGCTGATCTGATCTGAATTTTCTTGAGGCATGCAGCTTGTGCACGGTGGTCGCAATCCCTCCCCGCGCAGCCGTTCTGTTCGAGCGCTCTGTCTCTGCTGCGCCCCAAAGCATTCATTCCCACGTGGCAATCCAGGTCGCCACGTCGGATTTTGGAAGTTAGCAGGAAGAGCGCGAGGTCGAGGTGCAGGATGGGAGCGTAGAATTTAGCCAAGCAAGTCGTGTTAGCGAAAAAACAAGTGTGTTATGTATGAAACTATTTGCTACCCGTGTCTTCTGTTTGAAGAGTCATCGGTTAGCTGCATTAATCTCGTAAGCGAGTTGGATAAGCACAGGCCAcaagctgcaagcctgcaagtgAATTGCCAGCACCAGTTGACCAGTATCACCCTCCGTGACATTTTAGACGACGACATATCGCACTGTTTCAAATCTGACCAATAAATTCTGTGGTAGCACTTTTTTGGAGACAAATCTACATAATGCAGATATCCCAAAACatgatttgttttgttttttttaagaaaggAAGTATCTAGAATACCAGAATACCAGAACGGGCATGCAAGATCCAAGAATACCAGAACGCAGTGGAATAT
Proteins encoded in this window:
- the LOC117855479 gene encoding cell number regulator 2; translated protein: MYLKEEEGAGPAAATGFPMSGGATSGALAAVQAPAPWSTGLFDCFDDPGNCCVTLLFPCITFGQVAEIVDRGSTSCGASAALYTLLTWTGFHCIYSCFYRSKLRAQYGLEESPCADCCVHYCCELCALCQEYRELGNRGFDMTIGWHANTERQQGRAAATTPPHMHAGMAR